The Planctomycetota bacterium genome includes a window with the following:
- the deoC gene encoding deoxyribose-phosphate aldolase, translating to MAKRRAAAFATRSIKTSAKSSGLRLAMSMLDLTTLEGKDSPEKIRALCAKAVHPHISSTPLKVPVPSVAAVCVYPTLIAIAKEALRGHPVKVAAVATGFPSGQYPLDIRIRDVRTAVEAGADEIDMVVSRGLFLAGQFDLVRKEIVETKAACGPAHLKIILETGELETLDNVRRASDLAIDAILGQPGKKITDGEVFIKTSTGKVQPAATMPVTLVMLEAIRDTHSRGGPRIGMKPAGGIRTAKQALHYLVMVKETLGDEWLTPDLFRFGASSLANDLLRQILKLETGRYASAWDLGE from the coding sequence ATGGCCAAGCGCCGCGCCGCCGCCTTCGCCACCCGCAGCATCAAGACTTCCGCAAAATCCTCCGGACTGCGTCTGGCGATGTCGATGCTCGACCTCACCACGCTCGAGGGGAAGGACAGTCCGGAGAAGATCCGCGCCCTCTGCGCCAAGGCGGTCCATCCGCACATCTCCAGCACGCCGCTGAAAGTTCCGGTGCCCTCGGTCGCCGCGGTGTGCGTTTATCCCACGCTCATCGCGATCGCCAAGGAGGCGCTCAGGGGACATCCGGTGAAGGTGGCCGCGGTCGCCACGGGATTTCCCAGCGGCCAGTATCCGCTGGACATCCGAATCCGCGACGTGCGCACCGCCGTCGAGGCAGGCGCCGACGAGATCGACATGGTGGTGAGCCGCGGCCTTTTCCTCGCCGGGCAGTTCGACCTGGTGCGCAAGGAGATCGTCGAGACGAAAGCAGCCTGCGGCCCAGCGCACCTGAAAATCATTTTGGAAACGGGCGAGCTCGAGACGCTGGACAATGTCCGCCGCGCCAGCGACCTGGCCATCGACGCCATCTTGGGTCAGCCCGGGAAAAAAATCACCGACGGCGAAGTCTTCATCAAGACCAGCACCGGCAAGGTGCAACCCGCGGCCACCATGCCCGTCACTCTGGTCATGCTCGAAGCCATCCGCGACACGCATTCGCGCGGCGGCCCGCGAATCGGCATGAAGCCCGCCGGCGGCATCCGCACCGCCAAGCAGGCGCTGCACTATCTGGTGATGGTGAAGGAGACGCTCGGCGACGAGTGGCTCACGCCTGACCTCTTCCGCTTTGGCGCAAGCTCGCTGGCCAATGATCTGCTGCGGCAGATCCTGAAGCTTGAGACGGGGCGCTACGCCTCGGCGTGGGATCTGGGCGAGTAG
- a CDS encoding ThuA domain-containing protein, with protein sequence MLGGCASQPAPILVFTKTTAFRHKNISEGVQALREIGSGKFTVEHTEDAGAFTADNLRRFPAVVFLSTTGDVLNEDQQKAFEQYIHAGGGFVGIHAAADTEYGWPWYGELVGAWFKDHTEVIAATVHREDSTHISTAHFPDSWKSMDEWYRFQSNPRHKVHVLLTVDDGDLGVVTMNGDHPIAWMHEFEGGRAWYTAMGHTKELFAQPEFRNHVLGGILWAMHAAP encoded by the coding sequence ATGCTCGGCGGCTGTGCGTCCCAGCCCGCGCCCATCCTGGTCTTCACCAAGACCACGGCCTTCCGGCACAAGAACATTTCCGAGGGCGTGCAAGCGTTGCGCGAAATTGGTTCCGGGAAATTCACGGTCGAGCACACCGAGGACGCCGGCGCCTTCACTGCGGACAACCTCAGGCGATTTCCAGCCGTGGTTTTCCTGAGCACCACAGGCGACGTGCTCAACGAAGATCAGCAGAAGGCCTTCGAGCAATACATCCACGCGGGTGGGGGATTCGTGGGCATTCACGCCGCGGCGGACACGGAATATGGTTGGCCCTGGTATGGCGAGCTGGTCGGTGCCTGGTTCAAGGATCACACCGAAGTCATTGCCGCGACCGTGCATCGCGAGGACTCGACGCACATCAGCACGGCGCACTTTCCCGATTCATGGAAGTCGATGGATGAGTGGTATCGCTTTCAATCCAACCCGAGACACAAGGTCCACGTTCTGTTGACCGTCGACGATGGCGATCTCGGGGTTGTCACCATGAATGGGGACCATCCGATCGCGTGGATGCATGAGTTCGAGGGGGGCCGCGCCTGGTACACCGCGATGGGGCACACCAAGGAGCTGTTCGCCCAGCCGGAGTTCCGCAACCATGTCCTGGGCGGCATCCTGTGGGCGATGCACGCGGCACCCTAG
- the lipA gene encoding lipoyl synthase: MHRFALEFHRGSGLRCCSVTPPETAVDRALARHPKPLGGDTARNLPAPNFSLSQLILNNGDEARQSLLIGKKPDWLRARVPGGEGYHRLKSILDEHKLHTVCQEASCPNMGECWSRGSATIMILGDTCTRSCGFCNVKTGRPAELDLDEPRRVAESLRLMDLKHVVITSVNRDELPDGGAEVWAETIRQTRAACPGMSIEVLVGDFCGDEKAIQTVCDARPRIISHNMETVRRMHSAVRPQARYERSLAVLRQFKASGLLTKTGIMAGIGERDDEVLELMDDVRRESQADILTIGQYLQPTRNHLPIDRWVRPEQFAEFKSQALARGFRICESGPLVRSSYRADEQAALITDR, from the coding sequence ATGCACCGATTCGCGCTTGAATTCCATCGCGGATCGGGGCTACGCTGCTGCTCTGTGACTCCCCCGGAAACTGCCGTCGATCGCGCTCTTGCGAGGCATCCCAAGCCCCTCGGCGGCGACACTGCGCGAAATCTTCCGGCCCCCAATTTCAGCCTTTCGCAGCTCATCCTGAACAATGGCGATGAGGCGCGGCAGAGCCTGCTCATCGGCAAGAAACCCGACTGGCTCCGCGCCCGCGTGCCCGGCGGCGAGGGGTATCACCGGCTCAAGTCCATCCTGGACGAACACAAGCTGCACACGGTTTGCCAGGAGGCGAGCTGCCCCAACATGGGCGAATGCTGGAGCCGCGGCTCGGCGACGATCATGATCCTGGGCGACACCTGCACGCGAAGCTGCGGCTTCTGCAATGTAAAGACCGGCCGTCCTGCCGAGCTGGATCTGGATGAGCCGCGCCGCGTCGCGGAAAGTTTGCGCCTGATGGACCTGAAGCATGTCGTGATCACCAGCGTGAACCGCGACGAGCTGCCGGACGGCGGCGCTGAAGTGTGGGCCGAGACCATCCGACAGACCCGCGCCGCCTGTCCCGGCATGAGCATCGAGGTGCTGGTCGGAGACTTCTGCGGCGACGAAAAGGCGATTCAGACCGTGTGCGACGCGCGGCCGCGGATCATCAGCCACAACATGGAGACGGTCCGGCGCATGCACTCCGCGGTGCGGCCGCAGGCCCGCTACGAGCGCTCGCTGGCAGTGCTGCGGCAGTTCAAGGCGAGCGGGCTGCTGACCAAGACCGGCATCATGGCCGGCATCGGCGAGCGCGACGACGAGGTGCTGGAGCTCATGGACGATGTGCGCCGCGAATCGCAGGCGGACATCCTGACCATCGGCCAGTATCTGCAACCCACGCGCAACCACCTGCCGATCGACCGCTGGGTCCGTCCCGAGCAGTTCGCCGAGTTCAAGAGTCAGGCTCTCGCCCGCGGATTCCGGATCTGCGAGAGCGGGCCGCTGGTCCGCAGCAGCTACCGCGCCGACGAGCAGGCGGCCCTGATCACCGATCGCTGA
- a CDS encoding insulinase family protein — protein MTFEYREARLSNGLTVIGEIDPATHTAAAGFFVRTGARDEPGAIMGVSHFLEHMMFKGSQRRSALDVNNDFDQIGASHNAFTSGEMTAFHAHVLPEHLPTAIEILSDILRPALRDEDFEEERGVILEEIAMYEDNPFMGLYEKMMETYYQGHPLAHRVLGTKETVGALPRPNMSEYFANRYAADNMALAVAGKIDFDKIIKEAERLCGAWPRGKPGRVHAPFTPKPSEFTQTMPNTNRAYLGMMMAAPALGDMRRYASSLISQIVGDREGSKFYWSVVETGLAEEASCSYEGRDGLGEYLVFAACQSENVPEVEKRLHIEMNKLGPTLKQEELDRARARIATGIALAGERPAGRMHRLGSQWAYSLPPIPIEQEMERIEKLTLRDLRQCLEEFPLKPVVIGRMMPPAP, from the coding sequence ATGACCTTTGAGTACCGGGAGGCGAGGCTCTCCAACGGATTGACGGTGATCGGCGAGATCGACCCCGCCACGCACACGGCCGCGGCCGGTTTTTTCGTGCGCACCGGGGCCCGGGACGAACCCGGCGCCATCATGGGGGTGAGCCACTTCCTCGAGCACATGATGTTCAAGGGATCGCAGCGGCGCAGCGCCTTGGACGTGAACAACGACTTCGACCAGATCGGGGCGAGCCACAACGCCTTCACCAGCGGCGAGATGACGGCCTTCCACGCCCACGTGCTGCCGGAGCATCTGCCCACGGCGATCGAGATTCTTTCGGACATCCTTCGGCCCGCTCTGCGCGACGAGGATTTCGAGGAGGAGCGCGGCGTCATCCTCGAGGAGATCGCCATGTACGAGGACAACCCCTTCATGGGCCTCTACGAGAAGATGATGGAGACCTACTACCAGGGTCATCCGCTGGCCCATCGCGTGCTTGGCACCAAGGAGACCGTGGGAGCGCTGCCGCGCCCGAACATGTCCGAGTATTTCGCCAACCGCTATGCCGCCGACAACATGGCGCTGGCAGTCGCGGGAAAGATTGACTTCGACAAGATCATCAAGGAGGCGGAGCGGCTTTGCGGAGCGTGGCCGCGCGGCAAGCCGGGGCGGGTGCATGCGCCCTTCACGCCCAAGCCCAGCGAGTTCACCCAGACCATGCCCAACACCAACCGCGCCTACCTGGGCATGATGATGGCGGCGCCGGCGCTGGGCGATATGCGCCGCTACGCCAGCAGTCTGATCAGCCAGATCGTCGGCGACCGCGAGGGCAGCAAGTTCTACTGGAGCGTGGTGGAGACCGGTCTTGCCGAAGAGGCCTCCTGCTCCTATGAAGGGCGCGACGGACTCGGCGAGTATCTGGTCTTCGCGGCGTGTCAGAGCGAGAATGTGCCGGAAGTCGAGAAGCGATTGCACATCGAAATGAACAAGCTTGGCCCGACACTCAAGCAGGAGGAGCTGGATCGGGCGCGGGCCCGCATTGCCACGGGAATCGCCCTGGCCGGAGAGCGCCCCGCCGGTCGCATGCACCGGCTGGGCTCGCAGTGGGCCTACAGCCTGCCGCCGATTCCGATCGAGCAGGAGATGGAGCGCATCGAGAAGCTGACGCTGCGAGATCTGCGCCAATGCCTTGAGGAATTTCCGCTCAAGCCCGTGGTGATCGGGCGCATGATGCCGCCCGCGCCGTGA
- a CDS encoding PilZ domain-containing protein, with the protein MESNPSENAEPFGASSTLQNRRNQERAAATGEILVVWHHEPDQLRAYCTLDISEKGARISTSCFLSEGLTGLTLIHRPTGIRIDRPSMVAWCHPVRDAGGRLEHYEAGIRFF; encoded by the coding sequence ATGGAGTCAAACCCGTCGGAGAACGCCGAGCCATTCGGCGCGTCATCCACTCTGCAAAATCGAAGGAATCAGGAGCGAGCCGCGGCCACCGGCGAGATTCTCGTCGTCTGGCACCATGAGCCGGACCAGCTCCGCGCCTACTGCACGCTGGACATCAGCGAGAAGGGCGCCAGGATTTCAACCAGCTGCTTCCTGTCGGAGGGATTGACCGGGCTCACGCTGATCCATCGCCCGACGGGAATTCGGATCGACCGGCCATCGATGGTGGCTTGGTGTCATCCAGTGCGAGATGCCGGCGGACGGCTGGAGCACTACGAAGCGGGCATCCGCTTCTTCTGA
- the recO gene encoding DNA repair protein RecO — MSATIDEAICLRHWDWSETSQTVVLFTRGSGILRGLAKGAKRDKGKFSGGFDVLSTGEIGFLLKRESDLATLTEWDVRETFPRLRDNLEANRSGWYVADMLHRMLPVFDPHPVLYETTLHLLRSLQRGATPTPSLLRFQWSLLEETGWRPELTNPDPGAATLAFDPVGGKFLRDMGDAGHWRIRRGTLQALESLAVNQDPVGDEESLNRANRLLAAHLRNVLGEEPMTMAAVFGELPASAQKPTRSRSATR, encoded by the coding sequence GTGTCCGCGACCATCGACGAAGCCATCTGCCTGAGACATTGGGATTGGTCTGAGACAAGCCAGACCGTGGTGCTTTTCACCCGGGGCAGCGGAATCTTGCGCGGCCTGGCCAAGGGGGCGAAGCGCGACAAGGGAAAATTTTCGGGCGGCTTCGATGTGCTTTCGACGGGCGAAATCGGATTCCTGCTCAAGCGCGAGAGCGACCTGGCAACACTGACGGAATGGGATGTGCGCGAGACTTTTCCAAGGCTCCGAGACAATCTCGAGGCCAATCGTTCAGGCTGGTACGTGGCCGACATGCTGCACCGGATGCTTCCGGTCTTCGATCCGCACCCGGTGCTCTATGAGACCACGCTGCATCTCCTGCGCTCGCTTCAGCGGGGAGCGACTCCGACACCATCGCTTTTGCGCTTTCAATGGTCGTTGCTGGAAGAGACGGGTTGGCGTCCGGAGTTGACGAATCCCGATCCCGGCGCGGCCACCCTCGCCTTCGATCCGGTAGGTGGAAAATTCCTGCGCGACATGGGCGACGCGGGCCACTGGCGCATCCGGCGCGGCACGCTTCAGGCGCTCGAGTCGCTGGCGGTCAACCAGGATCCGGTCGGCGACGAGGAGAGCCTCAACCGCGCCAACCGCCTGCTGGCCGCCCATCTGCGGAATGTTCTTGGCGAGGAGCCGATGACCATGGCCGCGGTGTTCGGCGAGCTGCCCGCGAGCGCGCAGAAACCGACCCGCTCCCGCTCGGCCACGCGCTGA
- a CDS encoding diguanylate cyclase, producing MAEENPIPRLLAIDDSELIHRLLEARLQGENLELQTEISAAEGLKKARAWQPEVVLLDIAMEGMNGFELLEKLKEDPETRNIAVIFISGTGEPMDRVRGLDMGAIDFITKPFESFELKARVRSALRTQRLVKMLEQRAQLDGLTGLWNRRYFDQRLVQEISEAKRHQRPLTLALCDIDRFKRLNDQFGHPFGDIVLEKVAQILSSGRTGDTACRYGGEEFGLVLSSTNIDRGREVAERLRMAIESVVWPGNPDLVVTASFGVCDTDCIAGEITPEAMLKCADTALYRAKQSGRNRVEAAARVPRDAQGGKSGASGKS from the coding sequence ATGGCTGAAGAGAATCCCATTCCGCGACTGCTCGCGATCGATGATTCGGAATTGATCCATCGACTGCTCGAGGCGCGCCTGCAGGGGGAAAACCTGGAGCTGCAGACCGAGATCAGCGCCGCGGAGGGTTTGAAGAAGGCCCGCGCGTGGCAGCCCGAGGTCGTGCTGCTGGACATCGCCATGGAGGGCATGAATGGATTCGAGCTGCTGGAGAAATTGAAGGAGGATCCCGAGACGCGCAATATCGCGGTCATCTTCATCAGCGGCACGGGCGAGCCGATGGATCGCGTGCGCGGTCTGGACATGGGCGCCATTGACTTCATCACCAAGCCCTTCGAGTCCTTCGAACTCAAGGCGCGGGTGCGCAGCGCACTGCGAACACAGCGACTGGTGAAGATGCTGGAGCAGCGGGCCCAGCTCGACGGGCTCACCGGCCTCTGGAACCGCCGCTACTTCGACCAGCGCCTGGTGCAGGAAATCTCCGAGGCCAAGCGGCACCAGCGCCCGCTCACGCTGGCGCTCTGCGACATCGACCGCTTCAAGAGGCTCAACGACCAGTTCGGCCATCCCTTCGGCGACATCGTGCTGGAAAAGGTGGCGCAGATTCTTTCCAGCGGCCGCACCGGCGACACCGCCTGCCGCTATGGCGGCGAGGAGTTTGGACTGGTGCTCTCCTCCACCAACATCGACCGCGGCCGCGAGGTGGCGGAGCGGCTCCGGATGGCGATCGAATCCGTCGTCTGGCCGGGCAATCCGGATCTGGTGGTCACGGCGAGCTTCGGGGTCTGCGACACCGACTGCATCGCGGGCGAGATCACGCCGGAGGCCATGCTCAAGTGCGCCGACACCGCGCTCTACCGGGCCAAGCAGTCGGGCCGCAATCGCGTGGAGGCCGCGGCCCGCGTTCCGCGCGACGCGCAGGGTGGAAAAAGCGGCGCCTCCGGCAAGTCCTGA
- a CDS encoding Hpt domain-containing protein, whose product MPQDPNPIPTPAAGPPILSDYLADETMVEIIQIFLEELPQRIAALEKCHAAGNKDEFGKLVHQLKGAGGGYGFSVITVSALALEKSLRASDDAWPAAVKVRFDEFTNILRRVHAGRGVSRHT is encoded by the coding sequence ATGCCGCAAGACCCAAACCCCATTCCAACCCCTGCGGCGGGCCCGCCCATTCTGAGCGATTACCTGGCGGACGAGACGATGGTGGAGATCATCCAGATTTTTCTGGAGGAACTGCCCCAGAGAATCGCCGCCCTGGAAAAATGTCACGCCGCTGGAAACAAGGATGAGTTCGGCAAACTGGTCCACCAGCTCAAGGGGGCGGGCGGCGGCTACGGCTTCTCGGTCATCACGGTGTCGGCACTGGCGCTGGAAAAATCGCTCCGCGCCTCCGACGATGCATGGCCGGCCGCGGTCAAGGTCCGCTTCGACGAGTTCACCAACATCCTCCGCCGCGTGCATGCAGGGCGGGGCGTTTCAAGGCACACTTGA
- the dnaA gene encoding chromosomal replication initiator protein DnaA, producing MADEELREKMYAYLRRHHPEVCRHWFDQIRVAGVSGGLLRLIVDEPVRLKYLQRTCVASFTEAAQAASGRLMTVRFVGSDVEKVDTSVKLVRSANSNGSEGFSETPILLDEQMLLSPDYSFDSFVVGPGNRLAHAAAFAVTSKLGRAYNPFFVHGAVGLGKTHLLQAICQSTLRAQPAARILYISCNTFMDAFHDCVKAGRMSEFRHRFRNVDLLVLDDVHFLSKREQTQEEFFHTFNMLHQSGRQIVLSSDAAPSEIPDLEERLVSRFNSGLVARIDRPCYETRVAILKSKARLHDLQLPDDVPAYVAARIDSNIRELEGALTKIRGVALALGRPIDLDLAKEALGVAVLASGSKNNQPSMQTILDSVARYYDVKLTDLLGKRRHKSVVLPRQVCMWLARRHTRYSLEEIGGYLGGRDHTTVLHAVRTVTARSGMDECLRTDVERLEEGLRVSDAFPTTSPQPAVGREVL from the coding sequence ATGGCCGATGAAGAACTTCGAGAGAAAATGTACGCCTATCTCAGGCGACACCATCCCGAAGTGTGCCGCCACTGGTTCGATCAAATTCGCGTCGCGGGAGTCTCGGGCGGCCTGCTGCGCCTGATCGTCGACGAGCCGGTTCGCCTCAAGTACCTGCAGCGCACCTGCGTCGCCTCCTTCACCGAGGCCGCCCAGGCCGCGTCCGGGCGCCTGATGACGGTTCGCTTCGTGGGATCGGATGTGGAGAAGGTCGACACCTCCGTCAAACTGGTCCGCTCCGCCAATTCCAATGGAAGCGAGGGCTTCTCCGAGACGCCGATCCTGCTCGACGAGCAGATGCTGCTGAGCCCGGACTATTCCTTCGATTCCTTCGTGGTCGGGCCGGGCAACCGGCTGGCCCACGCCGCCGCCTTTGCCGTGACCTCCAAGCTGGGCCGCGCCTACAACCCATTCTTCGTGCATGGAGCCGTCGGATTGGGCAAGACCCACCTGCTCCAGGCCATCTGCCAGTCGACGCTGCGCGCCCAGCCGGCGGCGCGCATCCTCTACATCAGCTGCAACACCTTCATGGACGCCTTCCACGATTGCGTGAAGGCGGGGCGCATGAGTGAGTTCCGCCACCGCTTCCGCAACGTCGACCTGCTGGTGCTGGACGATGTGCACTTCCTGTCCAAGCGCGAGCAGACTCAGGAGGAGTTCTTCCACACCTTCAACATGCTGCACCAGTCTGGGCGGCAGATCGTGCTGAGTTCCGACGCGGCCCCCTCCGAGATCCCCGACCTTGAAGAGCGCCTGGTCAGCCGCTTCAACAGCGGACTCGTGGCCCGCATCGACCGCCCCTGCTACGAGACGCGCGTCGCCATCCTGAAGTCCAAGGCGCGCCTGCACGACCTGCAGCTTCCCGACGACGTGCCTGCCTACGTCGCCGCGCGGATCGATTCGAACATCCGCGAGCTTGAGGGTGCCCTCACCAAGATCCGCGGCGTAGCGCTGGCGCTGGGCCGGCCCATCGACCTTGACCTGGCCAAAGAGGCGCTGGGCGTCGCGGTGCTTGCCTCGGGATCAAAGAACAACCAGCCCTCGATGCAGACCATTCTGGATTCAGTCGCGCGTTACTACGATGTGAAACTGACCGACCTGCTGGGGAAGCGCCGCCACAAGAGCGTGGTGCTGCCGCGGCAGGTCTGCATGTGGCTGGCGCGGCGACACACGCGCTACAGCCTGGAGGAGATCGGCGGCTATCTCGGCGGCCGCGACCACACCACCGTGCTCCATGCGGTCCGCACCGTCACCGCGCGAAGCGGGATGGATGAATGCCTGCGCACCGATGTCGAGCGCCTGGAGGAGGGATTGCGGGTTTCCGATGCCTTCCCGACAACTTCTCCACAGCCTGCCGTGGGTCGCGAGGTGTTGTGA
- the mutM gene encoding bifunctional DNA-formamidopyrimidine glycosylase/DNA-(apurinic or apyrimidinic site) lyase — translation MPELPEVETICRGLIRHCVGAKVRHAHVHRPGFIRGSRTPAALFEGLVIARVHRIGKHFALESECGRAMLFHMGMSGSLGLVPLGSGRAAHVHVRWILCRDGKTFELHHKDPRRFGFVRPCRDMGEVRERWSDLGPDALAVTAKQLQEKFKNGKRAVKAALLDQSVTAGVGNIYADESLFQSGIHPLRTCGTLSLKELERLVVRLRIILKASIRGGGSTIQDHSNASGKAGTYQSRHQVYGRGAEPCRVCGTLLKQIVCQQRTTVFCPRCQPRRTAK, via the coding sequence GTGCCGGAACTTCCCGAAGTCGAGACGATTTGCAGGGGTTTGATCCGGCATTGCGTCGGGGCGAAGGTCCGCCATGCACACGTCCACCGGCCGGGTTTCATCCGTGGCTCGCGCACTCCGGCCGCCCTCTTCGAGGGACTGGTGATCGCGCGGGTGCATCGGATCGGAAAGCATTTCGCCCTGGAGTCCGAGTGCGGCCGCGCGATGCTCTTTCACATGGGGATGAGCGGCTCTCTTGGCCTGGTGCCTCTCGGGTCAGGCCGCGCCGCCCACGTGCATGTTCGCTGGATCCTGTGCCGCGACGGAAAGACGTTCGAACTTCACCACAAGGATCCGCGGCGCTTCGGCTTCGTGCGGCCCTGCCGGGACATGGGCGAGGTGCGGGAGCGGTGGTCCGATCTCGGTCCGGACGCGCTGGCCGTCACGGCGAAGCAACTCCAGGAGAAATTCAAGAATGGAAAGCGGGCCGTGAAGGCCGCGCTGCTCGACCAGTCGGTCACGGCGGGCGTCGGCAACATCTACGCCGATGAGTCGCTCTTTCAGTCGGGCATTCATCCACTGCGAACGTGCGGAACTCTTTCATTGAAGGAGCTGGAGCGCCTGGTCGTTCGACTTCGGATCATCCTGAAGGCGTCCATTCGTGGCGGCGGGTCGACCATTCAGGACCACTCCAACGCCTCTGGGAAGGCCGGCACCTACCAGAGCCGGCACCAGGTCTATGGTCGCGGCGCTGAGCCCTGCAGGGTCTGCGGGACTCTCCTGAAGCAGATCGTCTGCCAGCAGCGCACGACCGTGTTTTGTCCCCGCTGCCAGCCTCGAAGAACCGCCAAATAA
- a CDS encoding AAA family ATPase, whose product MNETSPTGSPENDIRSETAWALEAVGRVRAGVHKVIVGQEQVLDEVLLAMVCGGHAVVEGVPGLAKTLLISTLARCLSLQFSRIQFTPDLMPSDITGTEVIEEDRSSGMRSLRFVRGPIFANIVLADEINRTPPKTQAALLESMQERQVTVGGATHRLANPFFVLATQNPIEQEGTYPLPEAQLDRFMLNIRIGYPSEQQELDIVTRTTGEAKYEAASVLDAMDLMRVQAAVRRIPIADHVARYALRLVRSTRASAYDGTLNEATPKIVMDYVAWGGGPRASQFLVLAAKAKALFSGEHHVLPKHIQEVALPVLRHRIVTNFNAEADGVNSDTVVQTLLNTIPLDAASSQRPLGTLIQ is encoded by the coding sequence ATGAACGAAACCTCCCCCACCGGCTCGCCCGAGAATGACATCCGAAGCGAAACAGCATGGGCCCTGGAGGCCGTCGGCCGCGTCCGCGCGGGCGTGCACAAGGTGATCGTCGGCCAGGAGCAGGTGCTTGACGAAGTGCTGCTGGCGATGGTCTGCGGCGGCCACGCGGTGGTGGAAGGCGTTCCGGGCCTGGCCAAGACGCTGCTGATCTCGACGCTGGCTCGCTGCCTCTCATTGCAGTTCAGCCGGATCCAGTTCACCCCCGACCTGATGCCCTCCGACATCACCGGGACGGAGGTCATCGAGGAGGACCGCTCGAGCGGCATGCGCTCGCTGCGCTTCGTCCGCGGCCCGATCTTCGCCAATATCGTGCTGGCCGACGAGATCAACCGCACGCCGCCCAAGACGCAGGCCGCGCTGCTGGAGTCGATGCAGGAGCGGCAAGTCACGGTGGGCGGCGCCACGCACCGGCTGGCCAATCCCTTCTTCGTCCTTGCGACGCAGAATCCCATCGAGCAGGAGGGGACCTATCCGCTGCCCGAGGCGCAGCTCGATCGCTTCATGCTCAACATCCGCATCGGCTATCCCAGCGAGCAGCAGGAGCTTGACATCGTGACCCGCACCACCGGCGAGGCGAAGTACGAGGCCGCCTCGGTCCTGGACGCGATGGATCTGATGCGGGTGCAGGCCGCGGTGCGGCGCATTCCGATCGCCGATCACGTGGCCCGCTACGCGCTGCGGCTGGTGCGTTCCACCCGCGCCAGCGCCTACGACGGAACGCTCAACGAGGCCACGCCCAAGATCGTGATGGACTACGTCGCCTGGGGCGGCGGGCCGCGGGCCAGCCAGTTCCTGGTGCTGGCGGCCAAGGCCAAGGCGCTCTTCTCCGGCGAACATCACGTGCTTCCCAAGCACATTCAGGAGGTGGCCCTGCCGGTGCTCCGCCATCGCATCGTGACCAACTTCAACGCCGAGGCGGACGGTGTGAACTCCGACACCGTGGTGCAGACCCTGCTCAACACCATTCCGCTTGACGCGGCGTCCAGCCAGCGGCCGCTGGGCACGCTGATCCAGTGA
- a CDS encoding DUF58 domain-containing protein, with product MSGAPLRAEAYLAPETLAQLSSFELRARMVVEGISSGMHTSPNQGMAVEFAEHRPYTPGESLRHLDWKMFGRSDKLYIKRYQQENSLDVVILVDASNSMRFSTLGTKSGWGGTDAGRHASQWTKFDCAAAITVALAHLCLQQRDRVGLQIFSEETRSVVRRSGSRGQWKSMVQALATVPVKGTANLPRAIDQLIAGLGHRCLIFVLSDFLFPLDKVRDSIAKLKFKGHDLVLAQILDRSELEFKMDGLRRFEDLEGQGDIETDSESVRGPYLAALKQHESELERMTRSFAYDLCRIDSHESVGPPITSLLSRRETLSRHRGAR from the coding sequence GTGAGCGGCGCACCCCTCCGCGCCGAGGCATATCTGGCACCAGAGACCCTGGCGCAACTTTCATCCTTCGAATTGCGGGCGCGGATGGTCGTCGAGGGGATCTCCAGCGGCATGCACACCAGCCCCAACCAGGGCATGGCCGTGGAGTTCGCCGAGCACCGCCCCTACACCCCCGGCGAATCGCTGCGCCATCTCGACTGGAAGATGTTCGGCCGCAGCGACAAGCTCTACATCAAGCGGTACCAGCAGGAGAACAGCCTTGACGTGGTGATCCTGGTCGACGCCTCCAACTCGATGCGCTTCTCCACCCTGGGCACGAAGTCCGGATGGGGCGGCACCGACGCCGGCCGCCACGCCAGCCAGTGGACCAAGTTCGACTGCGCCGCCGCGATCACGGTGGCGCTGGCCCACCTCTGCCTGCAGCAGCGCGACCGCGTCGGTCTGCAGATTTTTTCCGAGGAGACGCGCTCCGTGGTGCGACGATCGGGCAGCCGCGGCCAGTGGAAGAGCATGGTGCAGGCGCTGGCGACCGTTCCGGTGAAGGGCACGGCGAACCTGCCGCGCGCCATCGATCAACTGATCGCCGGGCTTGGCCACCGCTGCCTCATCTTTGTGCTCAGTGATTTTCTTTTCCCGCTGGACAAGGTGCGCGACTCGATCGCCAAGCTGAAGTTCAAGGGGCATGACCTGGTGCTGGCGCAGATCCTCGATCGCAGCGAGCTGGAGTTCAAGATGGACGGCCTGCGGCGCTTCGAGGATCTCGAGGGCCAGGGCGACATCGAGACCGATTCGGAAAGTGTGCGCGGACCCTACCTCGCCGCCCTCAAGCAGCATGAGTCGGAGCTGGAGCGGATGACGCGCAGCTTCGCCTACGACCTCTGTCGCATCGACAGTCACGAATCCGTCGGCCCGCCCATCACCAGCTTGCTCAGCCGCCGCGAAACGCTCAGCCGCCATCGGGGGGCGAGATGA